Sequence from the Amaranthus tricolor cultivar Red isolate AtriRed21 chromosome 1, ASM2621246v1, whole genome shotgun sequence genome:
attattattattattattattattattattatgattatgattattattattattatgattattattgttattgttattgttattattattgttattgttattgttattattattattatcattatcattattattatcattattattattattattattattattattattattatgattattattattatgattattattgttattgttattggtattattattgttattgttattgttattattattattatcattatcattatcattattattattattattattattattattattattattattattattattattattattattattattattattattattattattattattattattattattattactattattattattattattattattattattattattattattattttttattattattgttattgttatagttattgttattgttattgttattgttgttattattattattattattattattgttattattattattattattattattattattattatcattattattatgataattattattattattattattatgattattattattattatgattattattgttattgttattgttattattattgttattattattgttattattattattatcattatcattattattatcattattattattattattattattattattattattattattattattattgttattattattattattattattattattattattattattattattattattattattgttattattattattattattattattattattattattattattattattattattatttttaatattattgttattgttattgttattattattgttattgttattgttattgttattattattattattattgttattattattattattgttattattattattattgttattattattattattattattattattattattattattgttattattgttattgttattattgttattattgttattattattattattattgttattattgttattattattgttattattattattattgttattattattataattattattattattattattattattattattattattattattattattgttattattattattattattattattattattattattattattattattattattattatatttattgttattgttattattattgttattgttattattatcattattattatcattattattattattattattattattattattattattaatattattattattattattattattattattattattattattattattattattgttattattattattattattattattattattattattattattattattattattattattattattattattattagtattattattattattattattattatcattattattatgattatgattattattattattattattgttattattgttattattattattgttattattgttattattgttattattattattattgttattattattattattgttattattattattattattattattattattattattatttttatttttattattattattattattattattattattattattattattattgttattgttattattattattattattattattattattattattattattattattattattgttattattattgttattattattattattattattattattattattattattattactattattattattttttttttttttattattattgttattgttattgttattgttattgttattgttattgttattgttattattattattattattattattattattattattattattattattattaatatgattattatcattattattatgattattattattattattattattattattattattattattattattattattattattatgattattattattatgattattattgttattgttattgttattattattgttattgttattgttattattattattatcattattattattatcattattattattattattattattattattattattattattattattattattattattattattattgttattattattattattattattattattgttattgttattgttattattattgttattattattattattattattattattattattattattattattattattgttattgttattgttattgttattatttttgttattgttattgttattgttattattattgttattgttattgttattattattattatcattattattattatcatcattattattattattattattattattattattattattattattattattattattattattattattattgttattattattattgttattattattattgttattgttattgttattattattgttattattattattattattattattattattattattattattattattattattgttattgttattgttattgttattatttttgttattgttattgttattgttattattattattattgttattgttattattatttttattgttattgttattgttattgttattattattattattattattattattattattattattattattattattattattattattattattattattattattattattattattatttttattattattattattattattattattattattattatgaatatgattattattattatgattattattattagtattattattattattattattattattattattatcattattattatgattatgattattattattattattattattgttattaatgttattattattattgttattattgttattattgttattattattattattgtttatattattattattgttattattattattattgttattattattattattattattattattattattattattattattattattatgattattattgttattgttattgttattattattattattattattattattattatttttattattattattattgttattattattatttttattattattattattattattattattattattattattattattattattattattattattattattactattattattattttttttttttattattattgtgattgttattgttattgttattgttattgttattattattattattgttattattattattattgttattattattattattattattattattattattgttatttttagtattattgttattgttattgttattattattattatcattattattattattattattattattattattattattattattattattattattattattagtattattattattattattattattattgttattattgttattattgttattattattattattattattgttattattattattattgttattattattattattattattattattattattattattattattattattattattattattattattgttattgttattgtaattattattattattattattattattattattattattattattattattattattattattattattaatattattattattttttttttttattattattgttattgttattgttattgatattattattattattattattattgttactattattattattattattattattatgattattattatgattattattattattattattattatcatcattattattattattattattattattattattattattattattattattattattattatgattattattattatgattattattgttattgttattgttattattattgttattgttattgttattattattattatcattattattatcattattattattattattattattattattattattgttgttgttgttgttgttgttgttgttgttattattatttttattattattattattattattattattattgttgttgttgttgttgttgttattattattgttattattattattattattattattattattattattattattgttattgttattgttattgttattattattgttattgttattgttattgttattattattattattgttattgttattattatttttattgttattgttattgttattgttattattattattattattattattattattattattattattattattattattattataattattattaatattattattattattattattattattattattattattattattattattattatgattatgattactattattatgattattattgttattgttgttgttattattattattattattattattattattattattattattattattattattattattattattattattattattattattattattattattattattgttattattattattgttattgttattaatattattattattattattattattatgattattattatttttattattattattattattattattattattgttgttgttattattattattattattattattattattattattattattattattattattattattattattattatttttattattattattgttattattgttattattattgttattattattattattgttattattattattattattattattattattattattattattattattataattataattattattattattgttattattattattgttattattattattattattattattattattattattattattatttttattattattattattattataatatttattgttattgttgttattattgttattgttattattattattgttattattgttattattattattattgttattattgttattattattgttattattattattattgttattattattattattattattgttatttttagtattattcttattgttattgttattattattattatcattattattattattattattattattattattattattattattagtattattattattattattattattattattattatcattattattatgattatgattattattattattattattgttattattgttattattattattgttattattgttattattgttattattattattattgtttatattattattattgttattattattattattattattattattattattattattattattattattattattattattattgttgttgttgttattgttattgttattattattattattattattattattattattattattattattattattattattgttattgttattgttattattattgttattattattatttttattattattattattattattattattattattattattattattattattattattattattattattattattattattattattattattataattttttttttattattattgttattgttattgttattgttattgttattattattattattgttattattattattattgttattattattattattattattattattgttatttttagtattattgttattgttattgttattattattattatcatcattattattattattattattattattattattattattattattattattattattattagtattattattattattattattattattattgttattattgttattattgttattattattattattattattattgttattattattattattgttattattattattattattattattattattattattattattattattattattattattataatatttattgttattgttgttattattgttattgttattattattattgttattattgttattattattattattgttattattgttattattattgttattattattattattgttattattattattattattattgttatttttagtattattcttattgttattgttattatttttattatcattattattattattattattattattattattattattattattattattattattattattattagtattattattattattatattattattattattattattattatcattattattatgattatgattattattattattattattgttattattgttattattattattgttattattgttattattgttattattattattattgtttatattattattattgttattattattattattgttattattattattattattattattattattattattattattattattattattattattattattattattattattattattattattattattattattgttattgttattgttattattattattattattattattattattattattattattattattattgttattgttattgttattattattattattattattattattattgttattgttattattattattattattattattattattattattattattattattattattattattattattattattattattattattattattattaatattattattattattattattaatattattattattattattattattattattattattattattattattattattattattattattattgttattgttattgttattgttattgttattgttattattattgttattgttattgttattattattattatcattattattattattattattattattattattattattattattattattattattattattattattactatt
This genomic interval carries:
- the LOC130810391 gene encoding uncharacterized protein LOC130810391, with protein sequence NNNNNNNNNNNNKNNNNNNNNNNNNNNNNNNNNNNNNNNNNNNNNNNNNNNNNNNNNNNNNNNNNNNNNNNNNNNNNNNNINNNNNNNNNNNNNNNNNNNNNNNNNNNNHNHNNNDNNNNNNNNNNNTNNNNNNNNNNNNNNNDNNNNNNNNKNNTKNNNNNNNNNNNNNNNNNNNNNNNNNNNNNNNNNNNNNNNNNNNNNNKYYNNNNNNKNNNNNNNNNNNNNNNNNNNNNNNNNNYNYNNNNNNNNNNNNNNNNNNNNNNNNNNNNNNNNNNKNNNNNNNNNNNNNNNNNNNNNNNNNNNN